Below is a genomic region from Azospirillum sp. B510.
ATCACCATTCTCCCCCAGGCAGTAAGGATAGGGGATGGAACGTGATGGCTTTCGTCCGAATCGAGTCGTGCCGATTTGGGGTGTGCAAGGCCGCGTCGAGGGGACTTCGCTTGGGATTCGCACTTTGAAAGTGCTGGCGGATCCGGCACTTCGCCGGTCTTTCCGACTCCCTTTCCCTTTTAAGAGGATTCGTCGGCGTCGAAACCCAGGGGAGTCCGCGAGTCGCAGCGAATCTTCCTTACAGCATGGGGGAAACGGCCTTACCGGGTGGGGGCGAGTCGCACACCCCCCGGGGCGTAAGGGTTCCGCCCCCAGGATGTAAGGATGAAAAGGAATCCGCGGCGCGACCCTTTCCTTACTTGTTTTTCCGGTAAGGATTGATTTAGCCTCCCACGGTTTCGGCGGAGGATGGTGATGGCGGGGACGGGGCGCGGAAAGGCGCGTGGCGCGGTGGCGGAGGAGTCCGTCCCGTTGGACGCGGCTGCGCCCATGGCGTCCGAAGTGACCAAGACCGGATCCGGCCTGGTGGTGTTGGGTCCGGAGGATTTGGCCGGCGGCGCCGTGATCGACGGCGATGGCGCGGCGGCCACCCTGCCGGTCGCGGGCCCGGAAGCGGCGGCCCCGGCCGCAGGCCTGACCGCCCGCGTCGCCAGCGCCACCTTCGAGCGCGACGGCTACAAGCATCTGATCAAGGCGGCGGAGGCGGTCTACAGCTATCCGGCCAATGGCACCCGCCTGTCGCTGCCGGCGCAGAAGATGCTGAACTTCATGATCCATCTCGCCGGCAGCCAGAATTTCGCCAACAAGCTCTACCGGCTGCCCAAGCGGGTGGTGCGCGGCAACCACAAGGGCAACGAGCGCATCTTCGACGCGCTGAAGGAGATCTTCGATTCCAGCCTGGTGGTCATCGGCCCGTTCCGTGGCCGCCGGTCGCGCGCCGAGCTGCGCATCCTCTCCAGCTATGTCCGGCCGGAGGAGGAGGAGGACAGCGACGCCGCCGACATCCATTTCCAGTTCACCGACGCCTTCCTGGAAATCCAGCGCTCGTCCCAGCTCTGGGCCAAGCTGTCCGGCCCGGCGATGGTCAAGGTCACCAGCACCTACGCGCTGAAGCTCTACGAGATCGGCATGCAGCGCTACCAGATGGATTATCCGTCGCTGGAACTGGACATCGACACGCTGCGCAAGCTGATGAATGTGCCGGAGGGCGCCTATAAGGATTTCGGCATCCTGCGCACCCGCACCATCGACCGCGCCATGGCCGAGGTGAACCAGCTCGCCCCCTTCCGCGTCAGCATGCCGGAAGACAAGATGAAGCGGAAAGGCCGCAAGATCGAGGCGGTCACCCTGGATTTCCTCGCCAAGGACGAGGAGGAGGCGGCCGAGACCTATCTGGAGCGCGAACGCCACAGCGCCGGCAGGCGGGCGCGGCGCATCGGCAAGGTCGACACCGTGGCTCCTGCCGACCCGGTGGAGGCCGGCCTCGCCGATCTCGGCCCGCTGCCCGACGCCGACGACGTGACGGCGCTGTGGGCCGCCGTCCTGCACGCCCTGAAGGGCAAGGTTCCCGCCCCGCTGCTGGCCGAACTGGAGCCGGACCGGGTGGAGGAGGCTCCCCAGGGCGGCCGCCGCCTCGTGCTGAAGGCCAAGAACGCCGCCGTCGCCGACACCGCCCGCATGAACCACTGGCCGAGCCTGAAATCAGCCCTGTCCTCGTTGACCGCCGGGATGATCGAGGATGTCGCCTTCGAGGTGGCGGCCCGCAAGGCGAAGGCTGCGAAGGTGGGCTCCCCCGAGGCGTAAGGATCGGGGCCTTCCGCTTCCCATCGGATAGCGTCATGCGCCTTTCCTAACCGTCATCCCCGCGACGCTCGCCAGCACTCCGCCACCGCTGATCGCCGCAAGTCCGATCAGCGACGGAGCGGTCAGCACATCGTCGAACAGCAAGGCGGCAAGCAGAACGCCGAAGCCGGCTCCCCAATAGCCGATCTGGCTGAACGTGACTGATCCGGCAACCTTCTGCAGGCTGAAATTCAGGACATAGGACAGCGCCGAAACCAGGACGAATCCGACAAGCCAAGGCCCGAGGACAGGATCAGTGAAGTGCCACCGGCTGGTGGGACCGAACAGCGGCGCGAGAATCGCCATCACCACGCTCGATGTGAACAGGGTTGCGCAGGCGAAGGCCGGGGCCGAGGCACCTTTCGGCCAGAAGGCCGAACGGATGATGTTGCCGGTCGCCGTACAGGCTGGAATCAGCAAACCGATCAACACCCAGATCGGCTCGGCGAAGTCGATCGCAGCCAGTTGCTGCTGCACAATCGCCATCATGCCGAACAGTCCGATCATGACACCGGCCGATCTCCGGATGGTCATCCGTTCCAGCCCGATTCCGGCGGCGAAGCCCATGGTCAGGATGGGCGACAGCGAATAGACCGTCGCCGTATAGGCGGGGCCGACCCGATCCACGACATGGAAGGACAGAATGGTCGGAAGCGCGACCGACACGATGCCGAGGACCAGATAGAGAAGGGGAGTACGACAGGCCGACGACAAAGACTCTCCTCGCGCCGCCAGCCACCCGGAGAGCAGAAGGCCGGCGCCCAGATTGCCGACGATGCCGAGCTGGAACGGATCGGCTCCGGCGGAGAGCGCCGCCTTGGAAACCATGATCTTCGACGCGAACAGGAAGCCGCACAGGCACAGCAGCGTCAGCGGCACGAAGGCGGGCGTACGTGCCGCTTTGCTCTGGGTTTCCGCCTGCGCCTCGGTCTGGAAATGCGCCATGGCCTTGATCGATCCCTCCACACAGGTATCTTTGCGAGAAGATAATCCGCGGAGTTATCTTTGTGTCAAGACAACTATATCAACCATCGGACGAGCGCGACGGTGTGGACGACCGTCGGGAGCAATGGGCGCGCGAGCTTCCGGACGTGGACACGCGTGGCATGGCGATTCTCGGCCGTGCGCGGCGGCTGGCGCTTCTGGTCCGGCCGCGGATCGATGCCGTTCTTGCGTCGCATGGCCTGGACGCCGGCGAGGCGGATGTTTTGTTCACCCTTCTTCGCGCTGGGCCGCCTTATCGGCTCCGCCCCACGGAACTGTTCAAATCGATGATGGTCTCCTCCGGCGGCATGACCCACCGTCTCAACAAGCTGTCGCAGGCGGGACTGATCGAACGCCGGCCTGCCGAGGAGGATGGCCGGAGCCTTCTGGTTCAACTGAGCGAGGAGGGCCGGCGGAAAGCCGAAGCCGCCTTCCGGGACGATATGGCTTTGGAGGCGGGGTTTCTGGCCGGCTTGTCGGATGCCGAGCAGGAGCAGCTTGCCGCCCTGCTGCGCCGTCTTGAAGGAACACTGGCCATCGACTCCTGATGATTGAGGCCGGTGATCGGGGGGGGCCGCAACGCGCCACCATCCGCAAACCCTGCAATCCTCGGGCTGCCGGTGAGGCGGGGGGAGCGGCCGGGGTGGCGAATGGAACAGCCGCCGGAATCCGTTCCACGCTGTTCCATCCCCCAAGCGGTAAGGATCGGCGGAGTCCTCCCCCGCCGATCCCCTCAAACCCTCAGCCCTGCTTGGCCTTCAGCGCCGCCAGACGGTCGGACAGGCTGGTCGGCGCGGTCTTGCCCGACGCGGCGGCGAGGGCGGCGGCGATGTTCGGGTCTTCCTTCTCGGGGGCCGACGGGCGCAGCAGCTTGGCCTTGGCGTTGGCGGCCTCGGCGGCGGCCAGATCCTTGGCGGCGGTGTCCTGCATCGCCTTCAGCGCGACGGTCAGGCCGCTGGTGGCGCCGGCGAGGCCGGCGGCCTGGCGGGCGGCTTCGGCCTGGCGCTCGGCCATGGCGCGCTGCTGGTCGGCGCGGCCCATGTCGCGCTGGGCGCGGGTCAGGTCGGCGCGGGCGGACTTCAGCTTGGCGCCGGCATCGGCATAGTTCTTTTCCAGCATTTCCAGGAACTCTTGCGCCTCGACCGCGTCGCGGACCTCGCGCTCGATGTCGGGGGCCATCTCCTCCAGCATGGCGACGATGGTCTCCAGGCTCTTTTCCAGCCCGGCCTTGCGGGCGGGATCGGTCTCGGCGTCGATCTGCTGCTGGAGATGCTCGGCGGCGGCCATGCGCTGGGCCGACAGCGCCTTGATCTCGTCGGCCTCGCGCTGCTCGCGGTCATGGATGGCGCGGGCTTCCGCCACCTGCCGGCCCAGCTGGTCGAGATGCTGCTCCATGGTCCGCAGCTCCGCCTCGGTCGCGGACTTCGGATCCCAGCGCACCAGCGTCTCCATGGCGCCCTGAACGGCCTGGTCGGTCTTGACACCCAGAAGGTTGCGGATGAAGGCAAGCATGGCTCATTCCTGTCGAAGAAGGGTTGTTGGAGGCGCCGGCGCGGCAGACCGCGCGAAACGCGTCGCTTGCACAGATGGGGAGGCGGCGATCCGGGAACCAGACCCCCATCCTTACCTCTCGGGGGCGTTTTTTTGGCCGCCCTTATCCCGCCATCTTTATCCGGCCATGGCGGCGGCGTTGATCAGCGCCACCCCCAGCTGGATCCCGACCAGCGTCGCCGCCGACGCGATGTTGCCGGATTCGATCTGGCCGCGCAGGTCGCGGATCAGCAGCGTGGCCACGGCGAAGGCGACCAGTTGCAGGATCACCGCCACCACGCCCCACAGGACGATGTCCAGCACGACGCTGCTGGTCGCCAGCGTCGCCGCCAACGGGATGGCGAGCGCCACGATGGAGCCGCCCAGCGTCAGGCCGCCGGCGGCATTCCCCTCCGCCACCAGCCGGCCCTCGTCGAAGGGGGTGATGCGGGTGTAGACGAAGACGCCGGCCGCCAGCAGCGCCAGCGTGACGGCAAGCTGGACCAGCAGCACCGGCAGGCCGGTGCCGAGCGCGGTCAGGATGGAACCGAAGGTGCTTTCCATGGGGCCGGCACTCTTGTCGTGTGGGTTAGGACAGGGAGAGGGAGGCGGGATTGACGTCGATGCCGGCGGCGATCTCGACCGACGCCCGGCCGGACCGTTCCACCGCCTCCACCAGGATATATTCGGTGGCGGGCGCCGGGGATGCCGCCCCGGTTGAGGCGCCATACAGCATCGACCGGCTGGTCACCGTCTCGGTCCCGCGCAGGGTCTGCCGCGCCTCGCCGAGGGTGAAGGGCTGGATGCGGCTGGCGCCCGGCTGCCAGACGCGGGGATAGAGCTTGCCGTCCTTGGTCTGGAATTCCGGCCAGCCGATCATCCCCTCCGCATCGTCCAGCCAGAATCCCCACTCGCCCTCGTCGGCCGGGGTGACGCTGTCGATGGGCGTGAAATAGCGGCATTCGTCCGGTTGCCCGTCCGGGCCGAGATGGATCTGGAAGAATCCTCCCCCCGGCAGATGCAGGCGGTAGACGGTGGCCGGGCCGGAGGTGACGGTGCCGACCGCCTCGATCGACACCAGCCGGTCGGTGCCGGTGTCCGGCGCCTTGACCTTGGTCGTGCCCTCCGCCAGCAGGAAGGGGGTGGGGTCGACGGTGACCGTCATGCCCAGCCGGAACAGCGACGGGCTGTAGGCCTTGCCGCTGAGCTTCTGGTTCACGTAATTGCCGAGCGTTCCGAACAGGGGCACGTTCGATCCTCCGTTGGAGACAGCGTTGGAAACAGGGGCCTCGGAGACCGGGGTGGATTTGGCGGGAGCGTCCATCCGCCGCCGCGCCCGCCACAGCAGGAACAGTACGGCACCCCCCAGCAGCAGCAGGCCCCACCACCAGAAGCCGTGTCCGGACCTGCGGGGCGCCTGGGATGCCTGGGCGGCGCTGGCGCTGTCCACCGAGCTTGCCGAATCGGCGCGGGCCAGGGTCGCCGGCACGTCGGGCGGCAGCTTGCCGGCCTCGCGCGGGGCGCCGGACTGGGCGGCGACCGACTGGTCGAGCTGATCCAGCTTGGCGCGCAGATCCGCATTGTCGCGGGCCAGCCGGTCGGCCTCCTGCCGCCATTCGCGATAGCCGGGGTCGTCGGCGTTGTTGTGGAAGAAGGCGGCATGGCCCGGCCGGGTCAGCGTGTCGAGCATGAACCACAGGAACAGCCCGTCCCAGATGCCGAAGCGGCGTGGGGCGCTGACGGTGTAGGGCGGCGGGGCCCAGCCATAGCCACCGTAAGGATTGGCGGGCGCCGGCCGGGTGGACGGGGTGCGGTAGGACGATCCGCCCCAGCCCCAGCTCCATCCGGAACCGCCGGTGCCGCTCCCTTGGGAGGAGGTTTGGGAGGATGCGGCCGGCTGGGTCGGGGGCGTGCGGTCGGCCTCCTGCTTGGCGCGGTAGCGGTTCAGCGCGTCGGCCGAGCCCTGCTGGCTGAAAGCCTTGTCACCGGCCGAACTGGGAGCGGAGCCGGATGGCGCGGCGACCGACGGGCTGCCGCTGCTGTCCGTCGAGGGGGTGCGTGATGCGGAGGGGCGGGAGTAGCCGCCACTGCCGCCGCTTCCGCCGCTGACGGAGGGGGTGCGCGACGGCCGTGAATAGCCGCCCGACGACCGGCTGCTGGAACCGGCGCGGGCCTCGGCCTGCTGCGGCGCCAGGGCGACGGCCGCCGCCGTGGCGGCGATGGCGAGCGGAGCGGGAGCGGCAAGGACGGCGCCGACGGGGGCGGCCAATGGCTGCACCGTCATCAGAAGGGCGACGGCGGCGGCGCGCCATCGCGCTGTCCAGCGGTCCTGACACCGTGCGGGCCTGACGGGCTTCGCGGTTTGCGTCATCTTCCTCTCGCGCGTCATCCGGAGCCGGCTCAACCGGCCCTTCCGGCGATTCGTCGCGCGAGCGTAGGCAGATACGCGGCGGCGCTCAAGGGATTAACCTTTGGGCGCCGGATCTTGACAGAGCCGGTTACGACACCATGGACGCCGTCCGGCTGCCCTGCCCCGTTGGTTCGGGTTGCGACGGACGCGGAGTCGCCGGCCCGCCGGCGGCGGTGACGAGACGGTCGCTCGCCGCCTCCAGCCGCTCCTCCAGATCGCGCATCGCCTCGGCGCGCGGACGGCCGGGCATGATCGGCGGCAGGAACTCCACCACCACCGTGCCGGGACGCTTCAGGAAGCTGTGGCGCGGCCAATAGAGGCCGGCGTTCAGCGCCATCGGCACGATGGGAAGGTCCAGGCTTTCATAGAGCACGCCGACGCCGATCCGGTAGGGCCGGTAGGCGCCCGGCGCCACGCGGGTGCCCTGGGGAAAGATCACGATCGGGCGCCCCTCGTCCCGCACCGGGCGGGAGTTGCGGATCAGCGACTTGATCGCCGCCCCTCCGGCGCCGCGGTCGACCGGGATCATCCGCGCCTTGGCGGCGTACCAGCCCCAGATCGGGATCCACATCAGCTCGCGCTTCAGGATGATCGCCGGATCCGTCACCAGCAGGTGGAGCTTCATCGTCTCCCAGGCCGACTGATGCTTGGCGGCCAGCAGGAACGGACCATCCGGCAGATTCTCGCGCCCCCGCACCTCGTAACGGATGCCGACCAGCGTACGCTCCAGCCAGCCGACCGTGCGCAGGTACCAGACCACGACCGCCACCATCCGCGGGCGCGGCAGCAGCAGCATCCACAGCAGGGCGAAACACATCAGCGCGGTCCAGAGATGGAACGCGATGTTGAAGGCGAGGGACCGGATCCAGATCATGGCCGGCAACTTGTCAGGTCTTCGCCGACTTCTCAAGTATTCCGCGCGGGTGGGAGAGGGCGGCCGGGAGATGGGGCGGGGTGGACTCCGCTCCGCGCCGGGTGCATTGTCCCCGGCGCGGAGGGTTGACGACGCTGTGGTGGGACCGTGATTCGTTTCGAGAATGTCGGCTTGCGCTACGGCACCGAGGCGGAGGTGCTGCGCGACATCAGCTTCACCCTGCGGCCGGGATCCTTCCATTTCCTGACCGGCGCCAGCGGGGCGGGCAAATCGTCGCTGCTGAAGCTGATGTATCTGGCCCACCGGCCCTCGCGCGGGCTGGTCACCCTGTTCGGCCGCGACATGGCGCTGGCGACCCGGCGCGACCTGCCGGAGCTGCGCCGCCAGATCGGCGTGGTGTTCCAGGATTTCGCGCTGCTCGACCATCTGTCGGCTCTGGACAATGTGGCGCTGCCGCTGCGCATGGCCGGCACCCGGGAAGCCGACGTCGTCGCCCATTGCAGCGAGATCCTGCGCTGGGTCGGGCTGGGCGGCCATCTGCATGCCAAGCCGTCCACCCTGTCGGGCGGGCAGAAGCAGCGGGTCGCCATCGCGCGGTCGGTGATCAACCGGCCGCGGCTGCTGCTGGCCGACGAGCCGACCGGCAATGTCGATGACGGCATCGGCATGCGGCTGCTCTATCTGTTCGAGGAACTCTACAAGCTGGGAACCACCGTGGTGATCGCCACCCACAACGAGGCGCTGATCCGCCGCTTCGACCATCCGCGCCTGCATCTCGACAATGGCCGGCTGCTGGTTCTGCCCCCGCGCGGCAACCGGGGGCAAGATGGCCGGGGGCAAGATGGCCGGTTACAGGATGCGCGGCCAAACGATCAGCAGTGGGAGTAGCGGCATGGCGTTGCGTCCCGTGCGGCCCCGCTCCGACCTGCCGCTGGCGGTCGATCCCTCCTCGCGCTTTCTCGGCTGGATCACCGCGCTGATGGCATTCCTGGCGGTGCTGGCGCTGGCCGGCGCCATGCTGGTGTCGGACATGGCCCAGCGCTGGGACAGCGGGCTGGCCGGCGGGCTGACCGTGCAGGTGGCGCCGATGCCGGGCGCCCCCGTCGCTCCGCTGGACGAGCGGGCGGAGGCGGCGCTGACCGTCCTGCGCTCCTCCCCCGGTATCCGCTCGGCGACCCTGCTGAGCGGCGGCGAGATCGCCCGCTTGCTGGAGCCGTGGCTGGGGGCCGGCGCCTCCGACCCGTTGTTGCCGATGCCGCGCCTGATCGACGTCGTCGTCGATGGGCCGGTCGATGTCGCGGCCTTGCGTCTGCGCCTGACCTCCGCCGCGCCGGGGGCGACGTTGGACGACCATGCGGTGTGGTTGGCCGATTTGCGCTCCTTCGCCGGGGCGATCCGGTTGACGGCCCTGGGCGTGGTGGTCCTGATCGGAGCGGCGGCGGTGATGACCGTGGTCTTCGCCGTGCGCACCGGTCTCGCCATCCACCGTCCGGTGGTCGAACTGCTGCATCTGATGGGCGCCACCGACCGCTATGTCTCCCGCCAGTTCGAGCGGCATGTGGTGGGGTTGAGCCTGCGCGGCGGTGGGGTCGGGCTGCTGCTGGCCTGCGGCGCGCTGTATGGGCTGCATCGCGCCTCCCAGGGGCTGCGGGCCAGCCTGCTGCCCGACCTGACGCTCGATCCCTGGCAATGGGCGGTCCTGCTGCTGGTGCCGGGAATCCTGGCCCTGCTGGCGCTGGTGACCGCGCGCTGGACGGTGCTCCGTACGCTGGAGTCGATGCCATGACGCAGGCTGCGAGATGAGCGCGATCGACCGCCGCCGCCGCGGCGGGATGATGGCTCGGGCGATCACGCATCTGATGGCCGGGCTGCTGGCGCTGGCGGCCGCCTGGCTGGCCGGGCTGTTCTGGTATGCCGCCGACATTCCGCGCTCGTCCCCCACCGGTGCCGAGGCGGAACGGCTGACCGACGCCATCGTCGTGCTGACCGGGGGCAGGAACCGGCTGAGCACCGGGCTGGAACTGCTGGCCGCCGGACGGGCGAAGAAACTGTTCGTGTCGGGCGTCTATGACGGGGTGGAGGTGCAGGAACTGCTGAAGCTTTCCCGCCATTCGCCCACCGAAATGGAATGCTGCATCACGCTGGGCTATTCCGCCGACAGCACCATTGGCAATGCCTATGAGACGGCGGACTGGATGCATGACCAGGGATTCCACTCGCTGCGGCTGGTGACGGCCAACTACCACATGCGCCGCAGCCTGCTGGAATTGTCGATGGCGATGCCGGATGTGGACCTGCTCCCCCATCCCGTCGTCGCTCCCACCGTCCATCTGGATGATTGGTGGATGTGGCCCGGCACCGCCAACCTGCTGGTCACCGAATACAACAAGCTGCTGGTGGTCGGGCTGCGCTGGATGGTCCGCCGCCTGATCCGGGATTGATCCGGAATCGGTTCGGGCGATCGAGGGCGCACACAAAAGCGAATGAGAATGACTTGCAATTGATGGCGGGCGGGCGTATGGTCCGGTTCAGGGTTCACGCCCGGACATCGCCGACCGCAACGTCCGTCCAGCAAGAAAGACTCGCCATGCACGACAGCGCCGTCTCCGCTCCCGCCTCCTTCATCGCCGCATCCCTGCCGGTGGTCGAATCCGCCCGTCTGATGTCGGGCAGTCGCGAGATCGTGATCCAGCACGCCGGGCAGAGCTATCGCCTGCGCGTGACCCGTGCCAACAAGCTGATCCTCACCAAATAAAAGAGCTTCAAAAGAACCTTCCGGGAAAAACGCCATCGGGAATGGGCGTCGGCCATGCTGGTCCGGCGCCCATTTTCGTTGCGGATCGACAACTATGCCCGGCCTTGCACCTCATAGCCGGCATCCTCGATGGCCTGACGGATGGCGGATTCGTCCGCGCCGCCTTCAATGGCGACCTGGCCGGCCGCCAGATCGACCGAAGCCCGGTCCACGGCGGGCAACGCCTCCACGGCCCTGGTCACCGTTTGGGCGCAGTGGCCGCAGGTCATGCCGGAAACCTTCAGCGTCAGCATGGGCTTTCTCCCTTGGTGGTATGGTCATGAACACCGATGCGGCAGGCTGCGCCTTCGAGCGGTTGGAAGGTCAAGCGGTATCCGCGGTTCCGCTACCGGCGTACCGGCGGAAACAGGCCCCCCTTCACCATTATCTCTGTTTCGAGATGATATCTTGAATAAGAGATATGTGATTGGCCATTTATCTCATTATAGAGAAATTTTTCCCGCCACGGGTTTTGTGTGCGGTGCAAAAAGTCAGCAAGGTCAAAGATTTCGCCTGCGACAACTGGCGACTCCCCATTGGCACGAGCTTTGCTATCTTTGGCGGTGCAGACCTGTAACGGGTCCATCATAAGAGCCGCGTCGGCTGTTTCAGCCGCAAAGCCAACGAACGGCATCCTTGACGTCGACCGTCCGAAAAAATCAATCGAGGGAGCACCGTCCAAATGAGTTTCCTGATCTGCTTGGGGGCGCTCGCGTTCCTGATGCTGGTCGCCTATCGGGGCTTCAGCGTCATCCTTTTCGCTCCGGTGGCGGCGCTGGGGGCCGTGCTGCTGACCGATCCGTCCGCCGTGCCGCCGGTCTTCACCGGCCTGTTCATGGACAAGATGGTCGGCTTCGTGAAGCTGTATTTCCCGGTCTTCCTGCTGGGTGCCGTGTTCGGCAAGGTGATCGAGCTGTCCGGCTTTTCCAAGTCGATCGTCTCGGCCGTGATCAAGCTGGTCGGGCGCGAGCGTGCGGTGACCTCCATCGTGCTGGTCTGCCTGCTGCTGACCTATGGTGGCGTGTCGCTGTTTGTCGTGGTCTTCGCGGTCTATCCCTTCGCGGCCGAGATGTTCCGGCAGGGCGACATCCCCAAGCGCCTGATTCCCGGCGTGGTGGCGCTCGGCGCCTTCACCGTCACCATGGACGCGCTGCCGGGCACGCCGCAGATCCAGAACATCATCCCCACAACCTTCTTCAAGACCGACGCCTATGCCGCTCCCTGGCTGGGCCTGATCGGCTCGGTCTTCATCCTGGTGGTCGGGCTGCTCTATCTGGAATGGCGTGTCCGTTCGGCCATCGCGCGTGGCGAGGGCTATGGCGGCGGCCACAGCAACGAACCGGAGCCGGTCGCCTCGGAGGTCTTGCCGAATCCGATCCTGGCCCTGTCGCCGCTGGTCGCCGTCGGCGTGCTGAACAAGCTGTTCACCATGGCGATCCCCGGCGTGTACGGCGCCACCAACGAGGTGGCGCTGACCCCCGGCGCCAAGCCGCTGGTGACCCAGGTTACCGCCGTCGCCGGGATCTGGGCGGTGGAAGGGGCGTTGCTTTGCGGCATCCTGATCGTGCTGGCCTTCGCCTGGACGCCGGTGTCCCGCCGTTTCGCCGAAGGCACCAAGGCCGCCATCGGCGGCTCGCTGCTGGCCTCGATGAATACGGCGTCGGAATATGGCTTCGGTGCGGTGATCGCGGCGCTGCCGGGCTTCCTGGTCATCCGCGACGCGCTGTCCGCCATCCCCAATCCGCTGGTGAACGAGGCGGTGACCGTCACCGCACTGGCCGGCATCACCGGGTCGGCGTCCGGCGGCATGAGCATCGCGCTGGCGGCGATGGCCGACCAGTTCATCGCCGCCGCCAACGCCGCCGGCATTCCGATGGAGGTGCTGCACCGCGTCGCCTCCATGGCCAGCGGCGGCATGGACACCCTGCCGCACAATGGCGCCGTCATCACCCTGCTGGGCGTCACCGGCTTGACGCACCGGCAATCCTACGGCGACATCTTCGCCGTCACCTGCATCAAGACGCTGGCGGTCTTTTTCGTGATCGCCGTCTACTACCTGACTGGGATCGTCTGATGATGAACAAACTCGTAACCCTCGAAGAGGCCGTCGCGCGCATTCCCGACGGCGCTTCCCTGCTGATCGGCGGCTTCATGGCCGTCGGCGGCCCCAACCGGTTGGTGGACGAACTGATCCGCCAGGGCAAGCGCGACCTCACCCTCATCGCCAACGACACCGCCCGGCCCAACAACGGCCTGGGCAAGCTGGTGGTGGCGAAGCTGGCGCGCCGCGTCGTCACCAGCCACATCGGCCTGAACCCCGAGACGCAGAAGCAGATGATCGCCGGTGACATCGAGGTGGAACTGGTGCCGCAGGGCACGCTGGCCGAGCGCATCCGTGCCGGCGGCGTCGGGCTGGGCGGTGTGCTGACCCCGACCGGCGTCGGCACCACCGTGGAGGAGGGCAAGCGCAAGGTCGAGATCGACGGCGTCTACTATCTGCTGGAGATGCCGATCAAGGCCGACTTCGCCCTGATCGCCGCCAAACAGGCCGACCTGTACGGCAACCTGACCTACGCGCTGACCGCCCGCAACTTCAACCCGCTGATGGCGATGGCCGGCGCGACCGTGATCGCCGAGGCCGAGGACATCCTGCCCGTCGGCTGCATCCCGCCCGACGCGGTGATGACGCCGTCGGTGCTGGTCGACCATATCGTCACCGCCACGCCGCGCTGATCGGGGAGTATCGAGCCATGGATGAAAAGACCCTGATCGCCAAGCGCGTCGCGCTGGAACTGATGGACGGCGACCTCGTCAATCTGGGCATCGGCCTGCCGACCCTGGTCGCCCGCTACGTCCCCGCCGGACGCCATGTGTTCTTCCAGTCGGAGAACGGCATCGTCGGCATGTCCGGCCCGATCACCGGGGCGGAGAACCACGACCTGACCGATGCCGGCGGCT
It encodes:
- a CDS encoding cell division protein FtsX: MALRPVRPRSDLPLAVDPSSRFLGWITALMAFLAVLALAGAMLVSDMAQRWDSGLAGGLTVQVAPMPGAPVAPLDERAEAALTVLRSSPGIRSATLLSGGEIARLLEPWLGAGASDPLLPMPRLIDVVVDGPVDVAALRLRLTSAAPGATLDDHAVWLADLRSFAGAIRLTALGVVVLIGAAAVMTVVFAVRTGLAIHRPVVELLHLMGATDRYVSRQFERHVVGLSLRGGGVGLLLACGALYGLHRASQGLRASLLPDLTLDPWQWAVLLLVPGILALLALVTARWTVLRTLESMP
- a CDS encoding YdcF family protein yields the protein MSAIDRRRRGGMMARAITHLMAGLLALAAAWLAGLFWYAADIPRSSPTGAEAERLTDAIVVLTGGRNRLSTGLELLAAGRAKKLFVSGVYDGVEVQELLKLSRHSPTEMECCITLGYSADSTIGNAYETADWMHDQGFHSLRLVTANYHMRRSLLELSMAMPDVDLLPHPVVAPTVHLDDWWMWPGTANLLVTEYNKLLVVGLRWMVRRLIRD
- the hemP gene encoding hemin uptake protein HemP — translated: MHDSAVSAPASFIAASLPVVESARLMSGSREIVIQHAGQSYRLRVTRANKLILTK
- a CDS encoding heavy-metal-associated domain-containing protein; translated protein: MLTLKVSGMTCGHCAQTVTRAVEALPAVDRASVDLAAGQVAIEGGADESAIRQAIEDAGYEVQGRA
- a CDS encoding GntP family permease, whose protein sequence is MSFLICLGALAFLMLVAYRGFSVILFAPVAALGAVLLTDPSAVPPVFTGLFMDKMVGFVKLYFPVFLLGAVFGKVIELSGFSKSIVSAVIKLVGRERAVTSIVLVCLLLTYGGVSLFVVVFAVYPFAAEMFRQGDIPKRLIPGVVALGAFTVTMDALPGTPQIQNIIPTTFFKTDAYAAPWLGLIGSVFILVVGLLYLEWRVRSAIARGEGYGGGHSNEPEPVASEVLPNPILALSPLVAVGVLNKLFTMAIPGVYGATNEVALTPGAKPLVTQVTAVAGIWAVEGALLCGILIVLAFAWTPVSRRFAEGTKAAIGGSLLASMNTASEYGFGAVIAALPGFLVIRDALSAIPNPLVNEAVTVTALAGITGSASGGMSIALAAMADQFIAAANAAGIPMEVLHRVASMASGGMDTLPHNGAVITLLGVTGLTHRQSYGDIFAVTCIKTLAVFFVIAVYYLTGIV
- a CDS encoding CoA transferase subunit A; the encoded protein is MNKLVTLEEAVARIPDGASLLIGGFMAVGGPNRLVDELIRQGKRDLTLIANDTARPNNGLGKLVVAKLARRVVTSHIGLNPETQKQMIAGDIEVELVPQGTLAERIRAGGVGLGGVLTPTGVGTTVEEGKRKVEIDGVYYLLEMPIKADFALIAAKQADLYGNLTYALTARNFNPLMAMAGATVIAEAEDILPVGCIPPDAVMTPSVLVDHIVTATPR